From Clostridia bacterium, one genomic window encodes:
- a CDS encoding helix-turn-helix domain-containing protein — translation MKEWPDLPEMLTVDEVADFLRVSDKTIRRMLTDGRLAGVNLGRSWRIPRQALAAMLAQAGVPSP, via the coding sequence ATGAAGGAATGGCCTGATCTTCCTGAAATGCTGACTGTTGATGAGGTGGCAGACTTCTTGCGCGTAAGCGACAAGACCATTCGGCGTATGTTGACCGACGGCAGACTGGCTGGGGTGAACCTTGGGCGCTCCTGGCGCATACCACGGCAGGCGCTCGCTGCGATGCTGGCGCAAGCGGGTGTTCCATCCCCTTGA